In Chryseobacterium oranimense, a single window of DNA contains:
- a CDS encoding putative glycolipid-binding domain-containing protein, with the protein MDPIIWKGILYHSLEYFNLIENEGKYMVTSKIIGSFENTIYFVSYQITIDKNWLVQNFTVEYEVNGKKSNITGLKNGNSWNINDTDHPEFSDFKYIDISLTPFTNTLPINNLNLSEGQSSEINVIYINILEDKIKPVKQQYTKIGKSGYIYENIPKNFEAQISVDDSGLVENYPGLFEKVLLK; encoded by the coding sequence ATGGATCCGATAATTTGGAAAGGCATACTCTATCATTCTCTAGAATATTTCAATCTGATTGAAAATGAGGGAAAATATATGGTGACCTCAAAAATTATCGGTTCTTTTGAAAATACAATCTATTTCGTTAGTTATCAGATAACAATCGACAAAAACTGGCTTGTTCAAAATTTCACCGTTGAATATGAAGTCAATGGGAAAAAATCCAACATTACAGGACTAAAAAACGGAAACAGCTGGAACATTAATGATACCGACCATCCTGAATTTTCAGATTTCAAATACATTGATATTTCATTAACTCCTTTTACCAATACATTACCTATCAACAATTTAAATTTATCCGAAGGACAATCCAGTGAAATAAATGTTATCTACATCAATATTTTAGAGGACAAAATCAAGCCTGTTAAACAGCAATACACCAAAATAGGTAAGTCCGGATATATATATGAGAATATTCCCAAAAACTTTGAGGCCCAGATTTCCGTTGATGATTCAGGTTTGGTTGAAAATTATCCCGGTCTTTTTGAAAAAGTATTACTTAAATGA
- a CDS encoding NAD(P)/FAD-dependent oxidoreductase has product MITTDILIIGAGPTGLFAVFEAGLLKMKCHIIDALPQPGGQLAELYPKKPIFDIPGYPSVNAGELVDNLMEQIKQFQPGFTLGETAVSYTKVDDEWFEVITNKGTVHRCKAIAIAGGLGTFEPRKPTFENVADYEEKGLEYFVKEPEHFRNKKVVIAGGGDSALDWSVFLSNVASEVTLIHRRNEFRGALDSVEKVQDLKNEGKIKLITPAEVTGIKGDGKVEAITVQIEGQEAYDIETDYFIPLFGLTPKLGEIGNWGLNIEKNAIVVNNALDYQTNIDGIYAIGDINTYPGKLKLILCGFHEATLMCQSVYNRLNPGKKFVLKYTTVSGVDGFDGSRKEAEKAVVKKID; this is encoded by the coding sequence ATGATAACCACTGATATATTGATCATAGGGGCCGGACCTACCGGGCTTTTCGCTGTTTTTGAAGCAGGTTTATTAAAAATGAAGTGCCATATTATCGATGCACTTCCACAGCCGGGAGGACAGCTAGCAGAGCTTTATCCGAAAAAACCTATTTTCGATATTCCGGGATATCCTTCAGTGAATGCCGGAGAATTAGTGGATAATTTAATGGAACAGATCAAGCAATTCCAGCCTGGATTTACTTTGGGAGAAACTGCAGTTTCTTATACAAAAGTGGATGATGAATGGTTTGAAGTAATTACCAACAAAGGAACGGTTCACAGATGCAAAGCCATTGCCATTGCCGGTGGTTTGGGAACTTTTGAGCCAAGAAAACCTACTTTCGAGAATGTTGCTGATTATGAGGAGAAAGGTCTTGAATATTTCGTTAAAGAACCTGAGCATTTCAGAAATAAAAAAGTAGTGATTGCCGGAGGTGGAGATTCTGCGTTAGACTGGAGTGTTTTCCTTTCCAATGTTGCAAGTGAAGTGACTTTGATCCACAGAAGAAATGAATTCAGAGGTGCTTTGGATTCAGTGGAAAAAGTTCAGGATCTTAAGAATGAAGGTAAAATTAAATTAATTACTCCTGCTGAAGTTACCGGAATTAAAGGTGACGGAAAAGTGGAGGCTATCACGGTACAGATTGAAGGGCAGGAAGCTTACGACATTGAAACGGATTATTTCATTCCTTTATTCGGACTGACTCCAAAATTGGGGGAGATCGGAAACTGGGGATTGAATATCGAGAAAAATGCCATCGTTGTAAATAATGCATTGGACTATCAAACCAATATTGACGGGATTTACGCCATTGGAGATATTAATACTTATCCCGGAAAATTAAAGCTGATCCTTTGTGGTTTCCATGAAGCAACTTTAATGTGTCAGAGTGTTTACAACAGGTTGAACCCAGGAAAGAAATTTGTACTGAAATATACAACCGTAAGCGGAGTAGACGGATTTGACGGAAGCCGTAAGGAAGCAGAAAAGGCAGTTGTGAAAAAAATTGACTAA
- a CDS encoding YceI family protein, giving the protein MRKKLFSLAIPALFVAAVMVSCKKDKPVTSESNEVVTTKDGNQYTLDTLNSKVEWKGYKIFKSESTSHFGTIKFESGDVTVKDGKLESGKFVADMSSLTSVDLKDDAEQLEKLNSHLKSGDFFEVEKFPTASFEITKVTPATEGDYNTLLDGNLTIKGISKPVQFKANVSVKDGEVSVATEPKDIKREEFGVKFQAPAENGVIKDEVTLQINVKALEKK; this is encoded by the coding sequence ATGAGAAAAAAACTGTTTTCTTTAGCTATTCCTGCTTTATTTGTAGCAGCTGTGATGGTTTCTTGTAAAAAAGACAAACCGGTGACCAGCGAAAGCAATGAAGTGGTTACTACAAAAGACGGGAACCAGTACACACTGGATACATTGAACAGTAAAGTGGAGTGGAAAGGATATAAAATATTCAAGTCTGAGAGTACAAGCCATTTCGGAACCATCAAATTTGAAAGTGGTGATGTAACGGTAAAAGACGGAAAGCTTGAAAGTGGGAAATTTGTGGCAGATATGAGCTCTCTGACGTCTGTAGACCTTAAAGATGATGCCGAGCAGTTAGAAAAACTGAATAGCCACCTTAAGAGCGGTGATTTTTTTGAAGTGGAAAAATTCCCTACAGCTTCTTTTGAAATTACTAAAGTAACACCCGCTACGGAAGGAGATTATAATACACTTCTTGATGGGAATTTAACGATTAAGGGGATATCAAAACCGGTTCAGTTTAAGGCCAATGTTTCCGTAAAAGATGGAGAAGTAAGTGTGGCTACTGAGCCTAAGGATATTAAAAGAGAAGAGTTTGGCGTAAAGTTCCAGGCTCCTGCTGAAAACGGAGTGATTAAGGATGAGGTAACTCTTCAGATCAACGTTAAAGCTTTAGAAAAGAAATAA
- a CDS encoding glycosyltransferase family 2 protein — MNMKLSIIIVNYNVTRLLRNCLLSIQKYTEGADYEVIVIDNASTDDSWGDLIPEFPKAHFISSEHNDGFAIANNKAVKTATGEYILLLNPDTELEGFYMKDILDFADSKPDFGCLGIMMHDAEGNFLPESKRSVPDMFNSFEKLFTNFKRSNSKSYYRSDIDEDAVAEVDVVTGAFLLIRRDVYEKTGGLDESYFMYGEDIDLCYTLLRNGYKNYYYGKASLLHHKGESTVKDEVYLERFYGAMQIFIDKYYKESKPMQYSFLKAGLKLRHKIEKIKLK, encoded by the coding sequence ATTAATATGAAGCTGTCCATCATCATTGTCAATTATAATGTGACCAGGTTGCTGAGAAACTGCCTCCTGTCTATTCAGAAATATACGGAAGGAGCAGATTATGAAGTCATTGTGATTGATAATGCTTCTACGGATGATTCCTGGGGTGATCTTATTCCTGAATTTCCGAAGGCGCATTTTATATCTTCAGAACATAACGACGGTTTTGCGATTGCCAATAATAAGGCAGTAAAAACAGCAACGGGAGAATATATTCTTCTTTTAAATCCTGATACCGAGCTGGAAGGATTCTATATGAAGGATATTCTGGATTTTGCAGATTCAAAGCCGGACTTCGGATGTCTTGGAATAATGATGCACGATGCGGAAGGAAATTTCCTGCCTGAAAGCAAACGTTCCGTTCCGGATATGTTCAATTCTTTTGAGAAGTTGTTTACCAATTTTAAAAGAAGCAATTCAAAATCCTATTACAGAAGCGATATTGATGAAGATGCAGTTGCTGAAGTAGATGTAGTTACCGGAGCTTTTTTACTGATAAGAAGAGATGTTTACGAAAAAACCGGAGGTCTTGATGAGAGCTATTTTATGTATGGAGAAGATATTGATCTTTGTTATACGCTGCTAAGAAACGGCTATAAAAACTATTACTACGGGAAAGCTTCCCTTCTTCACCATAAAGGAGAAAGCACCGTTAAGGATGAAGTGTATCTCGAGCGTTTCTATGGCGCAATGCAGATCTTTATTGATAAATATTATAAAGAATCCAAGCCCATGCAGTATTCATTTTTAAAAGCAGGTCTGAAGCTTCGCCACAAAATAGAGAAGATCAAGTTAAAATAA
- a CDS encoding DUF3108 domain-containing protein, whose product MKKIFSLFAIFMFLLSNAQIDNIADGESITFRIHYGILNAGTANLTTKKTNYMGVPHLYVKGTGQTTGAVKAFFKVEDLYESFINTQTGLPSFYVRNVREGSYRQHFETVFNHNNNTLILTDKKTPANGSKVIKSVKGVQDMLSCFYYLRSKSTSELKVGTVINMNVWIDDEMFPFQLKVTGTEDLKTKFGTINCLKIIPSVKSGRVFKEKEGVTMWVTNDANHIPMLLKAELAVGSLKASIDDLKNVKYPLNYK is encoded by the coding sequence ATGAAGAAAATTTTTAGTCTTTTTGCAATATTCATGTTCCTTTTGAGCAATGCCCAGATCGATAATATTGCTGACGGTGAATCTATTACATTCAGAATCCATTACGGAATCCTGAATGCCGGAACCGCCAATCTTACCACCAAGAAAACAAACTATATGGGCGTTCCCCATCTATACGTTAAAGGTACAGGCCAGACCACCGGTGCTGTAAAAGCTTTCTTTAAGGTAGAAGATTTATACGAAAGTTTTATTAATACACAAACGGGGCTGCCAAGTTTTTATGTAAGAAATGTACGTGAAGGAAGCTACCGTCAGCATTTTGAGACCGTTTTCAACCACAACAATAATACACTGATCTTAACTGATAAAAAGACTCCTGCTAACGGCTCAAAAGTAATCAAGTCAGTGAAAGGAGTTCAGGATATGCTTTCATGCTTTTATTATTTAAGAAGCAAAAGTACAAGTGAACTGAAGGTGGGAACTGTGATCAATATGAATGTATGGATTGATGATGAAATGTTTCCTTTCCAGCTAAAAGTGACCGGAACAGAAGATCTGAAAACAAAATTCGGTACCATCAACTGTTTAAAGATTATCCCGTCTGTAAAAAGCGGAAGGGTTTTCAAGGAAAAAGAAGGGGTAACCATGTGGGTGACCAATGATGCCAACCATATTCCCATGCTGCTGAAAGCTGAATTGGCTGTCGGTTCACTGAAAGCAAGTATTGATGATCTCAAAAATGTAAAATACCCTTTAAATTATAAATAA
- the secG gene encoding preprotein translocase subunit SecG — translation MDTIFTLLMVLIMIASVLLVIIVMAQNPKGGGLSSTFGGASSAQFGVQRTNDFMEKATWTLGAVIIVLILISVVITGKPAVAAPSQQPVKKETQAPAKQSAPAATTNAPAQTPAAPTK, via the coding sequence ATGGATACTATATTTACACTATTGATGGTTCTTATTATGATTGCCAGCGTTTTATTGGTAATCATCGTTATGGCTCAAAATCCTAAAGGAGGAGGCCTTTCCAGTACTTTCGGAGGTGCATCATCTGCACAGTTTGGGGTACAGAGAACCAACGATTTCATGGAAAAAGCAACATGGACTTTAGGCGCGGTTATTATCGTCCTTATCCTTATAAGCGTTGTAATTACAGGTAAACCTGCTGTAGCTGCTCCTTCACAACAACCCGTGAAGAAAGAAACCCAGGCTCCGGCAAAACAATCTGCTCCTGCAGCAACCACGAATGCTCCGGCTCAGACACCTGCAGCTCCGACAAAATAA
- the recR gene encoding recombination mediator RecR — MDYPSKVLAKAVDEISGLPGIGRKTALRLALHLLKQPSSRAVILGNSLINLVNEIKYCKECHNFSDFDVCEICSNEKRNGELICIVEDVRDVIAIENTGKFSGKYLILGGKISPMEGIGPNQLNIPSIERKLNEGGVKELIFALSATMEGDTTAYYIYKKFKNFNVNFSSIARGIAVGDELEYADEVSLGRSIINRLPYNEKD, encoded by the coding sequence ATGGATTATCCTAGTAAAGTTTTGGCAAAAGCAGTAGACGAAATTTCGGGGCTGCCGGGTATCGGAAGAAAAACAGCTTTAAGGCTGGCATTGCATCTGTTGAAACAGCCGAGTTCCAGAGCAGTAATCCTTGGAAACTCATTGATCAATCTTGTTAACGAAATAAAATACTGCAAGGAATGTCATAATTTTTCGGATTTTGATGTCTGTGAAATCTGCAGTAATGAAAAGAGAAATGGTGAGCTGATCTGCATTGTTGAAGATGTACGTGATGTAATTGCCATTGAAAATACAGGGAAGTTTTCCGGGAAATACCTCATCCTGGGAGGGAAAATATCCCCGATGGAAGGAATTGGCCCCAACCAGCTGAATATTCCAAGTATTGAAAGAAAATTGAATGAAGGTGGCGTGAAGGAGCTTATTTTTGCGTTAAGTGCCACTATGGAAGGGGATACGACAGCTTATTATATCTATAAAAAATTTAAGAATTTCAATGTTAATTTTTCAAGCATTGCAAGGGGAATTGCAGTAGGTGATGAGCTGGAATATGCAGATGAGGTGTCTTTGGGAAGATCAATTATCAACAGGTTACCGTACAACGAAAAGGATTAA
- a CDS encoding aminoacyl-histidine dipeptidase, whose translation MELSNIEPQIIWKNFSKLNAVPRPSKKEERVIAFIKEFGENLGLETTVDQVGNVIIKKPATPGMENRKSVVLQSHLDMVCQKNNDVNFDFETEGIKMEVDGDWVKAKGTTLGADNGLGVATIMSILESSDIPHPAMEALFTIDEETGMTGALGLKPGQLTGEILLNLDTEEDDEIDIGCAGGVDVTITQNYGTEAVKGQIVRLEVKGLQGGHSGMDIHKGFGNANIILGRIFYSDLAKQNIQLISVDSGGLRNAIPREGVALISVRNAQEFIEEVTILKKEILEEFASVEPGLQINIENSTTSDKAISEEDSKKVILTLKALHNGVYRMSPDVKDLVEASNNVARVELKGGELKILNLTRSSVDSSKYSVAEQLKSVAELAGMNVEFSGSYPGWKPKPGSEIVQLMEKIYTEKFGEKPHVVACHAGLECGIIGANYPEMEMVSFGPTIRGAHSPDEKANIPSAQKFWSFTKDILANIPAKN comes from the coding sequence ATGGAATTATCTAACATAGAACCGCAGATAATCTGGAAGAATTTCTCCAAATTAAATGCAGTTCCAAGACCGTCTAAAAAAGAAGAAAGAGTCATTGCTTTCATCAAAGAATTTGGTGAAAATCTGGGATTGGAAACAACTGTTGACCAGGTAGGAAATGTAATCATCAAGAAACCTGCTACTCCCGGAATGGAAAACCGTAAATCCGTTGTCCTTCAGTCGCATCTGGATATGGTATGCCAGAAGAACAATGATGTAAACTTTGATTTCGAAACCGAAGGAATCAAAATGGAGGTTGACGGAGACTGGGTAAAGGCAAAAGGAACCACTTTAGGGGCCGACAATGGTTTAGGAGTGGCGACCATCATGTCTATCCTTGAAAGTTCAGATATTCCCCACCCGGCTATGGAAGCTCTTTTCACAATAGATGAAGAAACGGGTATGACAGGTGCCTTAGGCTTAAAACCCGGACAGCTTACAGGAGAAATCTTATTAAATCTTGACACCGAAGAAGATGACGAGATCGATATCGGTTGTGCAGGCGGTGTAGATGTGACCATTACCCAAAATTATGGAACAGAAGCGGTAAAAGGACAAATTGTAAGACTTGAGGTAAAAGGCCTTCAGGGAGGACATTCGGGAATGGATATTCATAAAGGCTTCGGAAATGCCAATATTATCCTGGGAAGAATTTTCTACAGTGATTTAGCCAAACAGAATATTCAATTGATCTCTGTAGACAGCGGCGGATTGAGAAATGCTATTCCAAGAGAAGGTGTAGCGCTTATTTCTGTGAGAAATGCCCAGGAGTTCATTGAAGAAGTTACCATTCTAAAAAAAGAAATTCTCGAAGAATTTGCTTCTGTTGAACCAGGTTTACAGATCAACATCGAAAATTCCACGACTTCTGACAAGGCAATTTCTGAAGAAGACTCAAAGAAGGTTATTCTGACTTTAAAAGCCCTTCATAATGGCGTTTACAGAATGAGTCCCGATGTGAAAGACCTTGTAGAAGCATCCAACAACGTAGCCAGAGTAGAATTGAAAGGCGGTGAGCTTAAAATTTTAAACCTTACCAGATCATCCGTAGATTCCTCCAAGTATTCTGTTGCGGAACAGTTAAAATCCGTTGCAGAACTGGCAGGAATGAATGTAGAATTCAGCGGTTCTTATCCGGGCTGGAAACCAAAACCTGGTTCTGAGATCGTACAGCTGATGGAAAAGATCTACACAGAAAAATTTGGAGAGAAACCTCATGTAGTAGCTTGCCATGCAGGTCTGGAATGTGGTATCATCGGAGCCAACTATCCTGAAATGGAAATGGTAAGCTTCGGACCTACGATCAGAGGGGCACACTCTCCTGATGAGAAAGCTAATATTCCTTCTGCACAGAAATTCTGGAGCTTTACTAAGGATATTTTAGCGAATATTCCTGCTAAAAATTAA
- a CDS encoding prolyl oligopeptidase family serine peptidase, whose amino-acid sequence MNKFFWSAGLFLSQIVSAQYNYPPTPEKPVVDDYFGTKVTDNYRWLEDLKSPEVQSWFKAQSDFSNTIIDKIPNRETLFNRMKEVQEMSGDTFGVITQRKNLYFYAKTKKNERLSKLYSRDLTTGKETLIFDPETLGKNTQITNFTLDLKAEKIAILLSKSGGEICDLKILDLGTQKILKDEIGPIWSEFSFEFTPDGKSVIYTKMSTADPNSNMLLKDMKAMIHEIGTDPKTDKVLASREDYPELNALTEQFTSIGFTDDYKYIILRLTSVRSESPIFVAPYSELKNKKIKWRQIVKPADDITDIHISGDKLFLLTHKDAPNYKITLTSLSNPDVNHAKVVVPESKDAVIIAIHSSKNYLFYSLGNGITRDKYQVNIHNLETKKIQLPGGVNSSLPLNAHENDNIYCNNVNWLTPMTTYEYNPEQGTATKSKYLNPEANYPDYNSLYEVKEVEVKSHDGVMVPLSIIYPKNIKMNGSTPAYITGYGGYGISYEPRFSTRLSVLLEQGTIIAIAHVRGGGEKGENWHKTGIKANKPNTWKDFIACSEYLVSQKYTSPSKLIGNGVSMGGVLIGRAITERPDLFAVAIAEVGMTNALRSETTANGPNQIPEVGSIENKEDAKHLLEMDAQSKVKKGVKYPAVIVRTGMNDSRVVPWEPGKFAAILQKNSGSGKPVLLYVNYENGHFTSDMDVVFKEYADIYSFALWQVGHPKFQPSKN is encoded by the coding sequence ATGAATAAATTCTTTTGGTCTGCAGGATTATTTTTAAGCCAGATAGTTTCCGCGCAGTACAATTATCCACCAACGCCGGAAAAACCGGTTGTTGACGATTATTTCGGAACTAAAGTAACCGATAATTATAGATGGTTAGAAGACCTTAAAAGTCCCGAGGTACAGTCCTGGTTTAAGGCACAGTCGGATTTCAGCAATACGATTATTGATAAAATTCCGAACCGGGAGACACTTTTCAACAGGATGAAAGAGGTACAGGAAATGAGTGGAGATACTTTCGGAGTGATAACGCAAAGAAAAAATCTATATTTTTACGCCAAAACTAAAAAAAACGAAAGGCTTTCCAAGCTTTATTCCAGGGATTTGACTACGGGAAAAGAAACTTTGATATTCGATCCGGAAACGCTTGGTAAAAATACTCAGATCACCAACTTCACCCTCGATTTAAAAGCTGAAAAAATAGCTATATTATTATCAAAGTCAGGTGGTGAGATCTGTGACCTTAAGATCCTGGACCTTGGGACTCAAAAAATACTGAAAGATGAAATAGGTCCGATCTGGAGTGAATTCTCTTTTGAATTTACACCCGATGGTAAATCTGTCATTTACACTAAAATGAGCACGGCTGATCCTAACAGCAATATGCTTTTAAAGGATATGAAAGCCATGATCCATGAGATTGGAACGGATCCGAAAACAGATAAAGTACTGGCTTCCAGAGAAGATTATCCCGAACTTAATGCCTTAACCGAACAATTTACCAGCATAGGCTTTACGGACGACTATAAGTACATCATACTGAGATTAACCTCTGTACGGTCTGAAAGTCCCATCTTTGTAGCTCCTTATTCAGAATTAAAGAATAAGAAAATTAAGTGGAGGCAGATTGTAAAACCAGCAGATGATATTACGGACATCCACATTTCAGGAGATAAACTTTTCCTTCTTACCCATAAGGATGCCCCCAATTATAAAATTACACTGACCAGTCTCTCGAATCCAGACGTTAATCATGCAAAAGTTGTTGTTCCGGAAAGTAAAGATGCAGTAATCATAGCGATCCACAGTTCTAAAAATTATCTTTTTTATTCATTAGGAAACGGGATTACAAGGGATAAATACCAGGTAAACATCCATAATTTAGAGACAAAAAAGATTCAGCTTCCGGGAGGGGTTAATAGTTCATTACCCCTGAACGCTCATGAAAATGATAATATCTACTGTAATAATGTAAACTGGCTGACCCCAATGACCACTTATGAATATAATCCGGAACAAGGTACAGCAACAAAGAGCAAATATCTAAACCCTGAAGCAAATTACCCTGATTACAATAGTCTTTATGAAGTAAAAGAAGTAGAAGTAAAAAGCCATGACGGAGTAATGGTTCCTCTTTCCATCATTTATCCAAAAAATATAAAAATGAATGGCAGTACTCCGGCCTACATTACAGGTTATGGAGGTTATGGAATATCTTACGAACCTCGTTTTTCTACCAGATTATCCGTATTGCTGGAACAAGGCACCATCATTGCCATTGCCCACGTAAGAGGCGGAGGTGAGAAAGGTGAAAACTGGCATAAAACAGGGATAAAAGCCAATAAGCCGAATACCTGGAAAGATTTCATTGCATGTTCGGAATATCTGGTAAGCCAGAAATACACTTCTCCTTCCAAACTGATCGGAAACGGAGTAAGTATGGGTGGAGTTCTCATCGGAAGAGCGATTACTGAAAGACCGGACCTCTTTGCGGTTGCCATTGCCGAAGTGGGAATGACCAATGCTTTAAGGTCAGAAACTACAGCAAACGGACCTAACCAGATTCCAGAGGTAGGATCTATTGAAAATAAGGAAGATGCAAAGCACCTGCTGGAAATGGACGCTCAGAGTAAAGTAAAAAAAGGAGTTAAATATCCGGCTGTAATCGTCCGTACCGGAATGAATGATTCAAGGGTTGTACCCTGGGAACCTGGAAAATTCGCTGCCATACTACAGAAAAACTCAGGTTCAGGCAAACCGGTTTTATTGTACGTAAATTATGAAAACGGACATTTCACCAGTGATATGGATGTAGTTTTCAAGGAATATGCGGATATCTATTCATTTGCTTTATGGCAGGTGGGACATCCAAAATTTCAGCCTTCTAAAAATTAA
- a CDS encoding TIGR00730 family Rossman fold protein yields the protein MKNITVFCGSSFGSDEIYKEQATLLGKTLAKQNIRLIYGGADVGLMGAVADGTLNEGGKAIGVLPHFLQSKEIAHKNLTELILVETMHERKTKMNDLCDGVIVLPGGYGTLEEFFEMITWAQLGLHKKPIGILNIDGFYDDLIKLVQTMVDKGFLKQVNRDMLLISSSIDELLDKMRNYQAPSVGKWISKEEV from the coding sequence ATGAAAAATATTACAGTATTCTGCGGCTCAAGCTTTGGCTCGGATGAAATCTATAAAGAACAGGCAACCTTGCTTGGAAAGACATTAGCAAAACAAAACATCCGGCTTATATATGGCGGTGCAGATGTCGGCTTAATGGGAGCTGTTGCGGATGGAACTTTAAATGAAGGAGGAAAAGCTATAGGAGTTCTTCCCCATTTTCTTCAATCTAAAGAAATTGCCCATAAAAACCTCACCGAGCTTATTCTGGTAGAAACCATGCATGAAAGAAAAACAAAAATGAATGATCTTTGCGACGGCGTTATTGTTCTTCCCGGCGGATATGGAACATTAGAGGAATTTTTTGAAATGATCACCTGGGCACAGCTTGGACTTCATAAAAAACCAATCGGAATTTTAAACATTGATGGATTTTATGATGATTTGATAAAACTGGTTCAAACGATGGTTGATAAAGGATTCTTAAAGCAGGTAAACCGTGACATGCTCTTGATAAGCAGCAGTATAGATGAGCTTTTGGATAAAATGAGAAATTATCAGGCGCCAAGTGTAGGAAAATGGATTTCGAAAGAAGAAGTTTAG
- a CDS encoding 2Fe-2S iron-sulfur cluster-binding protein gives MSDINIKITDREGVTHDVVAPTDMSMNLMEIIRSYELAEEGTIGVCGGMAMCASCQVYVINDPGLEPMGDEEDAMLGEAFHVKENSRLGCQLHMMDEMEGLEVEIAPYP, from the coding sequence ATGTCAGATATTAATATTAAGATCACAGATCGGGAAGGGGTAACCCATGATGTTGTAGCACCTACAGATATGTCTATGAACCTGATGGAGATCATCCGTTCTTATGAATTGGCGGAAGAGGGAACTATCGGGGTATGCGGAGGAATGGCGATGTGCGCCTCATGTCAGGTATATGTGATCAATGATCCGGGCCTAGAGCCAATGGGCGATGAAGAAGATGCCATGCTGGGAGAAGCTTTCCATGTGAAAGAGAACAGCAGATTGGGATGCCAGCTGCATATGATGGATGAAATGGAAGGTCTTGAAGTAGAAATTGCTCCTTATCCTTAG
- the pheS gene encoding phenylalanine--tRNA ligase subunit alpha — protein MIEKIEELLTEVNSFNATSKEEIENFRIKYNGKKGVLNDFFEKFKEVPNDQKKEFGQKINSLKQAVAVKLEDLKDASQSAIVTEKEDLTRPAFPLDLGSRHPINLVKNRIIEIFKSIGFAVADGPEIEDDWHNFTALNLPEYHPARDMQDTFFIEQNPDILLRTHTSSVQIRYMEENQPPIRILSPGRVFRNEAISSRSHCIFHQIEGLYIDENVSFADMKQTIQFFTTELFGKSKIRMRPSYFPFTEPSAEIDVYWGLNSETDYRITKGTGWLEIMGCGMVDPAVLKNVNIDSEKYSGYAFGMGIERITMLLYQMSDIRMFFENDIRTLEQFKTL, from the coding sequence ATGATAGAAAAGATAGAAGAACTACTTACCGAAGTAAACAGCTTCAATGCTACGTCTAAAGAGGAAATTGAAAACTTCCGGATTAAGTATAATGGTAAAAAAGGTGTTCTGAATGATTTTTTTGAAAAATTTAAAGAAGTTCCAAACGACCAGAAAAAAGAATTCGGACAAAAGATTAATTCTTTAAAACAGGCTGTTGCAGTAAAACTGGAAGATCTGAAAGATGCTTCCCAATCTGCTATTGTTACTGAAAAAGAAGATCTTACAAGACCTGCTTTTCCATTGGACCTTGGGTCGAGACACCCGATCAATCTGGTGAAAAACAGGATCATTGAAATTTTTAAATCCATAGGTTTCGCGGTAGCGGACGGGCCGGAAATAGAGGACGACTGGCACAACTTTACGGCGCTTAACCTTCCTGAATACCATCCGGCAAGAGATATGCAGGATACATTCTTTATTGAACAGAATCCGGATATCCTTTTAAGAACGCATACCTCTTCTGTACAGATCCGTTATATGGAAGAAAACCAGCCGCCGATCAGAATTCTTTCTCCGGGAAGAGTGTTCAGAAATGAGGCTATTTCTTCACGTTCGCACTGTATCTTTCATCAGATTGAAGGATTGTATATTGATGAGAATGTAAGCTTTGCAGACATGAAGCAGACGATCCAGTTCTTTACAACCGAACTTTTCGGAAAGTCGAAGATCAGAATGAGACCTTCTTATTTCCCGTTCACAGAACCTAGTGCTGAAATCGATGTCTATTGGGGATTAAACTCTGAAACAGATTACAGAATCACCAAAGGAACAGGATGGCTGGAAATCATGGGATGCGGAATGGTAGATCCTGCCGTTCTGAAAAATGTAAACATCGACTCTGAAAAATATTCGGGATATGCTTTCGGAATGGGTATTGAGAGAATTACGATGCTGCTTTATCAGATGAGCGATATCAGAATGTTCTTCGAAAATGATATCAGAACCTTAGAACAGTTTAAAACACTATAA